The genomic segment GGGTCACGCGCTCGCGGCCTGCCGGATGTACCGGAATTTTGCGCAGAGCTGGGCCGGCTTCTCGAAGAACGCGCATGAGGGCATGGCGACGCCCGCTTCGCTCCCGGTCTGGACGGTGCTGCTGTTCGGCGGCCATATCCTGCCATGGCTCGTCCTCGCCGCCGCCCTGGCGCTGGGCGCCGGCACGCCCACCGTCCTGGCCGCAGCCGCCGTCATCGTCTCGCTCGCGACGCGGGCGGCGATCACTTTGCGGGTCGCCGAGCCGCTCGCGACGATTCTCCTGCACCCCGCCACCGTCGGCACGGCGCTGGCGATCCAGTGGAACGTGCTGCTGCGCCCCGGGCGGGCCGGCCGGGCTGTATGGAAGGGCCGCAGCTATACGGTCGGCGGGGCGGCTAAGCCGCGGCAGGAACCGGGTTGAGGAACTTTTCGCGAAACAATCCATGCGGCAAATCGTGTAAGGCCGGCCATCCAGCCTTTGCAGTTCCTGAATAACGCCTGTAGCCTTGGTGCCACGTCGGCCCGGCGTCTTGCCGGGCTGCATCGCCAGGAAGTTCGGTCGCGTCGATGAGGGATGAGAGCGCCGCCGCCGTGTCGGCCCGCCCCACCGCCGACCCGCAGACAGCGCGGGAGGGTTCCCGCACGGTCACGGGCGGACGCCCGATCGAGAGCTTCCCCCCCCGCTACGAAACCGGTCGGCACGGCCGACGCGACGCCTATGCCGCGCTCGATCTCGGCACCAACAATTGCCGCCTGCTGGTCGCCGAGCCGACGCCCAACGGTTTCCGGGTGATCGACGCCTTCTCCCGCATCGTCCGGCTCGGCGAGGGACTGGGCAATTCCAATCGCCTCACCGAGGCGGCGATCGAGCGCACGGTGGAGGCCCTGCGCATCTGCCGGGGCAAGATGAAATCCCGCGCGGTGGCCCGCTCCAAGGTGATCGCGACCGAGGCCTGCCGGCTTGCTGTCAACGGCGCCGAGTTCGTGGCGCGGGTGCGCGCCGAGGTCGGGCTCGATCTCGAGATCGTCGACCGGCAGACCGAAGCCTATCTCGCCGTGACCGGCTGCGCCGCGCTCGCGGACCCGCGGGCGGAATCAGTCGTGATTTTCGATATCGGCGGCGGCTCCACCGAGATCGCATGGCTCGACGGCGCGGCGGCCAACCCTTCGACCGACCCGACCTTGCGTATCCGCGCCTGGGATTCGCTCCCCGTCGGCGTGGTGACGCTGGCCGAGCGCCACGGCGGCACCGAGGTCACCCGGCGGACCTTCGAGGGCATGGTCGAGGAGGTCGGCGACCTCATCTCCCCCTTCGCGATCCGCGCTGCGGCGGCTGCCACCGCACCCTATTTCCACCTGCTCGGCACCTCGGGCACCGTGACCACGCTCGCGGCCATGCATCTGCGGCTCGCCCGCTACGAGCGGCGCCGGGTCGATGGCCTCTGGATGAGCGACGACGAGGTCGGTGACGCGATCGAGGACCTGCTCGACACCCGCCTCGAACAGCGTGCCGACAACCCCTGTATCGGCCGCGACCGGGCCGATCTTGTGCTGGCCGGCTGCGCCATCCTGGAGGCGATCCGCCGGGTGTTCCCGTCCGAGCGCCTGCGCATCGCCGACCGGGGCCTGCGCGAGGGCCTGCTCATGAACATGATGCGCGAGGACGGCGTCTGGCGCCGCGGGCGGTATCGCTGAGAAAGCCGGGCCGGCCCTCGTCTCATCGCCCGCGGCGACCGACTCCCCGGACGGAACGTCTTCACGGACCCGCCGCGCCGCGATAGGGACCATCCTGCGGCTGTGAGCGCATCGGTGCGTTCCGATGCTTGAGGACAGGATCATGAGCGACCGGCGAGGCGGGACGGGGGG from the Methylorubrum extorquens genome contains:
- a CDS encoding exopolyphosphatase (Evidence 2b : Function from indirect experimental evidences (e.g. phenotypes); Product type e : enzyme), yielding MRDESAAAVSARPTADPQTAREGSRTVTGGRPIESFPPRYETGRHGRRDAYAALDLGTNNCRLLVAEPTPNGFRVIDAFSRIVRLGEGLGNSNRLTEAAIERTVEALRICRGKMKSRAVARSKVIATEACRLAVNGAEFVARVRAEVGLDLEIVDRQTEAYLAVTGCAALADPRAESVVIFDIGGGSTEIAWLDGAAANPSTDPTLRIRAWDSLPVGVVTLAERHGGTEVTRRTFEGMVEEVGDLISPFAIRAAAAATAPYFHLLGTSGTVTTLAAMHLRLARYERRRVDGLWMSDDEVGDAIEDLLDTRLEQRADNPCIGRDRADLVLAGCAILEAIRRVFPSERLRIADRGLREGLLMNMMREDGVWRRGRYR